In a genomic window of Acidaminococcales bacterium:
- a CDS encoding OmpH family outer membrane protein yields the protein MKKNFLLAAFLTAFVFIVAGCSGRNADFGYVDMQRVVAESAKVKELQEQIQLKAKEFDELAEKERASLSAEEYQRNQQLRRGEITALGKDIEGQFETILNKAMAEVAKDKGLGAVLAKNSVLHGGTDVTDDVLKKIN from the coding sequence ATGAAAAAGAATTTTTTGCTTGCGGCATTTTTAACGGCCTTTGTGTTCATCGTTGCCGGCTGCAGCGGCCGCAACGCCGATTTTGGCTATGTTGACATGCAGAGGGTGGTGGCGGAGAGCGCCAAAGTAAAAGAACTGCAAGAGCAAATACAGCTCAAGGCGAAAGAATTTGACGAACTTGCCGAAAAAGAAAGGGCTTCCCTGAGCGCGGAAGAATACCAGCGCAACCAGCAATTGCGCCGGGGGGAAATAACGGCTTTGGGCAAAGACATAGAAGGCCAATTTGAAACCATCCTCAACAAAGCTATGGCGGAAGTGGCGAAAGACAAAGGGCTGGGCGCTGTCTTGGCCAAAAACAGCGTTCTGCACGGCGGGACGGACGTTACCGATGACGTGCTGAAAAAAATCAATTAA
- the lpxI gene encoding UDP-2,3-diacylglucosamine diphosphatase LpxI (LpxI, functionally equivalent to LpxH, replaces it in LPS biosynthesis in a minority of bacteria.) has product MATQEKIGLLAGIGFLPIDFARAARGMGFHVTAIGLVPDVEAILPENADKYFQISAGKINKIIKTLKKEGVTTAVMLGKVSKEVLYKGFGLDFRAVKLLLSLPNRSDDTIMLAIVAELEKEGIKVMEQTRLLSILTPPAGVLSRRAPTEEEAKDIDYGFKMALAAGQLDIGQTVVVKNQAIMAVEAIEGTDACIKRGGILGGEGVVVAKTAKPGQDFRFDMPSVGLETIKSMVGAGAKTLVVEAGRTLFVQKEEALRLADKYGIAIVARAKE; this is encoded by the coding sequence ATGGCGACACAGGAAAAAATAGGCTTGTTGGCTGGAATAGGCTTTTTGCCCATAGATTTCGCCCGTGCCGCTCGCGGCATGGGTTTTCATGTTACGGCGATCGGGCTGGTTCCCGACGTGGAAGCGATTTTGCCGGAAAATGCCGATAAATATTTTCAAATCAGCGCCGGCAAAATCAATAAAATCATCAAAACGCTCAAAAAAGAAGGGGTAACGACCGCCGTAATGCTCGGAAAAGTCAGCAAAGAAGTGCTCTACAAAGGTTTCGGGCTGGATTTCAGGGCGGTCAAGCTGCTGCTTTCCCTGCCCAACCGCAGCGACGACACGATTATGCTGGCGATCGTCGCGGAACTGGAAAAAGAAGGAATAAAAGTGATGGAGCAAACGCGGCTTTTGAGCATCCTCACGCCGCCGGCCGGGGTACTCAGCCGCCGCGCGCCCACGGAAGAAGAAGCAAAAGACATAGACTACGGCTTTAAAATGGCGCTGGCCGCCGGCCAATTGGATATAGGGCAGACGGTTGTGGTCAAAAATCAGGCGATCATGGCGGTGGAGGCGATCGAAGGGACGGACGCCTGCATAAAACGCGGCGGCATTTTGGGCGGCGAGGGCGTGGTCGTGGCCAAAACCGCCAAACCCGGCCAGGACTTTCGTTTCGACATGCCGAGCGTCGGGCTTGAAACCATAAAATCAATGGTGGGCGCCGGCGCCAAAACGCTGGTGGTAGAGGCGGGGCGCACACTCTTCGTGCAAAAAGAGGAAGCCTTGCGCCTGGCCGACAAATACGGCATAGCCATAGTCGCCCGCGCGAAGGAGTAA
- the lpxB gene encoding lipid-A-disaccharide synthase yields MRQIMVCAGEASGDLHAGALTQELLRLDPSLCVFGMGGEAMRRAGGEVLFDIKDHGVMGFVEVIRKLPSLFKLRAALSELMDERRPSCLVVIDYPDFNMRVAKIAHGKNIPVIFFISPSAWAWRKGRAKEVARIADTVAAIFPFERDVYREAGANVAFVGHPLLDIVKPAAPGSAAKIMDKKPGQKSILLLPGSRLQEIGRLLPEMLAAAAIMCAQDPACVFYTIKADTIGEETLRNYFTPATVPVRILTGNNYDIMSLADAAIAASGTVTLEAALCGLPSVIVYKTSPLTAFIARRLVKIEHVGLPNIIARKNILPELLQERATAENMAKAAFALLDPQNRLALAQDLSAMKERLGEPGALLKVARLVLGAAERSAAGRA; encoded by the coding sequence ATGCGGCAGATTATGGTCTGCGCCGGGGAGGCGTCCGGCGACCTTCACGCCGGGGCGCTGACGCAAGAACTCTTGCGGCTCGACCCTTCGCTTTGCGTTTTCGGCATGGGGGGCGAGGCCATGCGCCGCGCCGGGGGCGAAGTTTTATTTGACATAAAAGATCACGGCGTGATGGGGTTTGTGGAAGTCATACGCAAATTGCCGTCGCTTTTTAAGTTGCGGGCCGCCCTGTCGGAACTGATGGACGAAAGGCGCCCGTCCTGCCTGGTGGTCATAGACTATCCCGATTTCAACATGCGCGTGGCCAAAATAGCGCATGGGAAGAATATCCCCGTTATATTTTTTATCAGCCCCTCGGCCTGGGCATGGCGCAAGGGGCGGGCAAAAGAAGTCGCCCGGATAGCCGATACGGTCGCCGCTATTTTCCCTTTTGAACGGGACGTCTATCGGGAAGCGGGCGCCAACGTCGCTTTTGTCGGCCATCCCCTGCTCGACATCGTAAAGCCCGCCGCGCCGGGCAGCGCGGCAAAAATCATGGACAAAAAGCCGGGGCAAAAGTCCATATTGCTCCTGCCGGGCAGCAGGCTGCAAGAGATCGGAAGGCTGCTGCCGGAGATGCTCGCCGCCGCGGCCATCATGTGCGCGCAAGATCCCGCCTGCGTCTTTTACACCATAAAGGCGGACACCATTGGCGAAGAAACACTTAGGAATTATTTTACGCCGGCAACCGTCCCGGTGCGTATTCTAACCGGCAACAATTATGATATAATGAGTTTAGCCGACGCGGCGATCGCGGCGAGCGGCACGGTTACGTTAGAGGCGGCGCTTTGCGGCCTGCCGTCCGTCATAGTTTACAAAACGTCGCCCCTGACCGCTTTTATCGCCCGGCGCTTGGTAAAAATCGAGCATGTCGGCTTGCCCAATATAATCGCCCGCAAAAACATCCTCCCGGAACTTCTGCAAGAGCGCGCCACGGCGGAAAATATGGCCAAAGCGGCGTTCGCTTTGCTCGACCCCCAAAACCGCTTGGCTTTGGCGCAGGATCTGTCCGCCATGAAAGAACGTTTGGGCGAGCCGGGGGCGCTTTTGAAAGTGGCCAGGCTGGTGCTTGGCGCGGCGGAACGTTCTGCTGCGGGGAGGGCTTGA
- the fabZ gene encoding 3-hydroxyacyl-ACP dehydratase FabZ, with the protein MISLDILQIQEILPHRYPFLLLDRILELEPMKRGLGLKNVTYNEIHFQGHFPGQPIMPGVLICEAMAQVGGVVLLYPEEHRNKLALFTGIDKVKFRRPVVPGDQLRMQADILKIKSSMGKIGTLAYVEGELVAEGEFMFALVQNGKKC; encoded by the coding sequence ATGATAAGTTTAGACATTTTGCAAATACAGGAAATTTTGCCGCACCGTTACCCTTTCTTGCTGCTTGACCGCATACTGGAGCTGGAGCCGATGAAACGCGGGCTCGGCTTAAAAAACGTAACATACAACGAGATACATTTTCAGGGGCATTTCCCCGGCCAGCCGATCATGCCCGGCGTACTTATCTGCGAGGCGATGGCGCAGGTCGGCGGGGTAGTGCTTTTGTACCCGGAAGAGCACCGAAACAAACTGGCTCTTTTTACCGGCATAGACAAAGTAAAATTTCGCCGCCCGGTTGTGCCCGGCGACCAACTGCGCATGCAGGCGGACATTTTGAAAATCAAAAGCAGCATGGGCAAAATCGGCACTCTGGCGTATGTGGAGGGGGAACTGGTGGCCGAAGGGGAATTTATGTTCGCTTTGGTGCAAAACGGGAAGAAATGTTAA
- the lpxA gene encoding acyl-ACP--UDP-N-acetylglucosamine O-acyltransferase: MKKESIVIPLRKIHEKAAIHPGANIGRDVEIGPYAVIGPNVSIGDGSKIGAHVVIDGWTSIGKNCVICPGAVIGGEPQDLKFVGEKSYVYIGDNCSIREFVTINRATGEGNETRIGNNVLLMATTHVAHNCVLGNNVIISNGTGLAGHATVEDRAVIGGLSGIHQFVKIGRNAMVGGMAKIVQDVPPFVIVDGNPAFVAGLNSVGISRAGISPAVRHDLKKAYKILYRSSNSLEGAIAEMEQELDASEEIEHLLRFLRNVKRGICRNRKDDGN; encoded by the coding sequence ATGAAAAAAGAGTCGATAGTTATTCCCCTGCGGAAAATACATGAAAAGGCGGCGATCCACCCCGGCGCGAATATCGGGCGGGACGTAGAGATAGGGCCTTACGCCGTTATCGGGCCGAACGTCTCGATCGGGGACGGCAGCAAGATCGGGGCGCATGTGGTCATAGACGGCTGGACGTCAATCGGCAAAAACTGCGTGATTTGCCCCGGCGCGGTTATTGGCGGCGAACCGCAGGACTTAAAATTTGTCGGCGAGAAAAGTTATGTATATATCGGCGACAATTGCAGCATAAGGGAATTTGTTACGATTAACCGCGCCACGGGCGAGGGCAACGAAACCCGTATAGGCAACAACGTCCTTTTGATGGCGACGACCCATGTCGCGCACAATTGCGTTTTGGGCAACAATGTGATAATATCAAACGGGACGGGTCTGGCCGGACACGCTACCGTCGAGGACAGAGCGGTGATCGGCGGGCTCAGCGGCATACATCAATTCGTTAAGATCGGGCGCAACGCGATGGTCGGCGGCATGGCGAAGATCGTGCAGGACGTGCCGCCTTTTGTCATTGTTGACGGCAACCCGGCCTTTGTCGCGGGGCTTAACAGCGTCGGCATATCCCGGGCCGGCATATCGCCGGCGGTGAGGCACGACCTGAAAAAAGCATACAAAATACTTTACCGCTCCTCCAACAGTTTGGAAGGGGCGATTGCGGAAATGGAACAGGAACTTGACGCCAGCGAAGAGATAGAACATCTTTTGCGTTTTTTGCGCAACGTGAAGCGCGGGATCTGCCGCAACAGGAAAGACGACGGCAATTGA
- the lpxC gene encoding UDP-3-O-acyl-N-acetylglucosamine deacetylase, which produces MAATGQKQNTIASSFYYKGIGLHSGKPARIAFKPLPPGKGIEFVRADLPGRPVIPAKAEYVVSALRATTLSCRGADVFTVEHILAALFIAEIDNCQVELDGPEPPAADGSAAPFVRLVAEAGRAEQAAERESARIEKPLAVYDGERYLLATPYEGQRFSFLSLSDHPLLGAQYFDAQAGKINFASEIAPARTIAFAHEIEGLREMGLGLGGNQDNVIVYDGEKPLTPLRFADELVRHKLLDLMGDLFLAGRFCGHVTAVKSGHALNTKLALQIAQTRR; this is translated from the coding sequence TTGGCGGCAACAGGACAAAAACAAAACACCATTGCGTCAAGTTTTTACTATAAAGGCATAGGGCTTCATTCCGGCAAACCCGCCCGGATTGCCTTTAAGCCTTTGCCGCCGGGCAAAGGGATAGAGTTTGTCCGCGCGGACCTGCCCGGGCGGCCGGTGATACCGGCTAAAGCGGAATACGTCGTATCCGCGCTGCGGGCGACGACTTTAAGCTGCCGGGGCGCGGATGTATTTACGGTGGAACATATCCTCGCCGCTTTGTTCATAGCGGAAATAGACAATTGCCAAGTGGAACTGGACGGGCCGGAACCGCCGGCGGCCGACGGCAGCGCGGCGCCTTTCGTCCGGCTTGTCGCGGAGGCGGGCCGGGCAGAGCAGGCGGCGGAAAGAGAGAGCGCGCGGATAGAAAAGCCACTTGCCGTATACGACGGCGAGCGCTATCTTTTGGCCACCCCCTACGAAGGGCAAAGATTCTCCTTTCTTTCGCTGAGCGATCACCCGCTTTTGGGCGCGCAATATTTTGACGCGCAAGCCGGAAAAATAAACTTTGCCAGTGAAATCGCGCCCGCCCGGACAATTGCCTTTGCGCACGAAATCGAGGGATTAAGGGAAATGGGGCTTGGCCTGGGCGGAAACCAGGACAACGTGATAGTCTACGACGGGGAAAAACCGCTGACGCCTTTGCGCTTTGCCGACGAATTGGTGCGCCACAAGCTGCTTGACCTCATGGGCGATCTTTTTCTGGCCGGCCGCTTTTGCGGGCATGTTACGGCAGTTAAATCCGGACACGCCCTGAACACAAAGCTGGCTTTGCAGATAGCGCAAACCCGGCGGTGA
- a CDS encoding lysophospholipid acyltransferase family protein: MWQYYMMKAISKLACLLPDKARRLAGAALGRVFWLGVPRWRKCLAAAQARMCLGISDPEARAVVKGSVLKYGDMIMEVLSFPALSKDNIRAKVALADEGRFQEIIAHPKGFVLATAHFGNWELLGAAMSLYGCRLVAVAQKQHNSAMDRFINEYRALVGEHVTYRTGVLEMARMLEKGFAIGLLADQDGGKGGVKVGFFGRESSCPQGPAALSRLKKVPLYLMLLRQREDGKHEIFVKGPIEGENTGDRETDIKNTTAALMAMLEEEIRKDPAMWFWLHDRWKVKKHFHKLN, from the coding sequence ATGTGGCAATACTATATGATGAAGGCCATAAGCAAGCTGGCCTGCCTTTTGCCGGACAAGGCGCGGCGGTTGGCCGGCGCGGCTTTGGGGAGGGTTTTTTGGCTCGGCGTCCCCCGCTGGCGCAAATGCCTGGCGGCGGCGCAGGCGCGAATGTGCCTTGGCATTTCCGACCCCGAGGCGAGGGCCGTAGTAAAGGGCAGCGTACTCAAATACGGCGACATGATCATGGAAGTTTTGTCTTTCCCCGCTTTAAGCAAAGACAACATACGCGCTAAAGTAGCATTGGCCGATGAAGGACGGTTTCAAGAAATAATCGCGCATCCTAAAGGGTTCGTGCTGGCGACGGCTCACTTTGGCAACTGGGAGCTTTTGGGCGCGGCGATGAGCCTTTACGGTTGCCGGCTGGTCGCGGTGGCGCAAAAGCAACACAATAGCGCCATGGACAGGTTCATCAATGAATACCGCGCCTTGGTGGGCGAACACGTTACTTACCGCACAGGCGTGCTGGAAATGGCTCGTATGCTGGAAAAAGGCTTTGCCATCGGCCTCCTGGCGGATCAGGACGGCGGCAAAGGCGGCGTAAAGGTGGGCTTTTTCGGCCGCGAATCTTCCTGCCCGCAAGGGCCGGCCGCTCTTTCCAGGTTGAAAAAAGTGCCTTTGTATCTTATGCTTTTGCGTCAACGGGAGGACGGCAAGCACGAAATATTTGTCAAAGGCCCGATAGAAGGGGAAAATACCGGCGACCGGGAAACCGACATTAAAAACACCACGGCCGCGCTGATGGCGATGCTGGAAGAGGAGATCCGCAAAGACCCGGCCATGTGGTTTTGGCTGCACGATCGCTGGAAGGTGAAAAAACATTTTCACAAATTAAATTGA
- a CDS encoding ABC transporter ATP-binding protein/permease produces the protein MGHYLRLLKYLRPYMLRISIAIGCTVLATGGHLVVPWLIKDMIDEVLVQRDYATLNMLAIVVVAVYFARGVFFFGQSYLMAYAGQRVVIDIRADVYRQINRLSLSFFEKNRTGAIMSYVTNDVAALQGAMIQSVIDLFTEGVVLLGSIAAMLVLNWKLTLFTFATFPAVLKIIEIFGGKIRASGHRIQERNADLTSVLQEAIASVRVVKSFVREKYEIEKFEKENLLNFRASMKNAQLGATLTPVIEFTVSIGATGILWYGGREVIAGDTTAGALIAFLIYAVNIANPIKRLAKVFADIQKAMAAAQRVFNILDMPPDVVDKPGAYALPPVKGEVEFKNVVFGYNPGEPVVNNVSFKAGAGKLVAIVGPSGAGKTTIASLLSRFYDIDSGQILIDGINIKDVTTDSLRGQIGIVPQETVLFNGSIYNNILYGRLDASKEEIEAAALSANADGFIRQIPGGYGALLGDRGVNLSGGQRQRISIARAILKNPRILILDEATSALDAESEKIVQEALDRLLVGRTSFVIAHRLSTIRRADSILVLDKGRLVEEGSHDSLLLRGGLYTRLYQAQFAKARVTETASAILNL, from the coding sequence ATGGGACATTACCTGCGCCTGCTTAAATACCTGAGGCCTTATATGCTGCGGATATCGATCGCCATTGGCTGCACCGTTTTAGCCACGGGCGGGCATTTGGTCGTGCCCTGGCTGATCAAGGACATGATTGACGAAGTGCTGGTGCAGCGCGACTATGCCACGCTCAATATGCTGGCGATAGTGGTTGTGGCCGTTTATTTCGCCAGGGGCGTGTTCTTTTTCGGGCAGAGCTACCTTATGGCTTACGCCGGGCAAAGGGTGGTCATAGACATACGCGCCGACGTTTACCGCCAGATCAACAGGCTCAGCCTTTCCTTTTTTGAAAAAAACCGCACCGGCGCCATCATGAGCTATGTTACAAACGACGTAGCGGCCTTGCAAGGGGCGATGATCCAAAGCGTCATCGACCTCTTTACGGAGGGCGTGGTCCTTTTGGGCTCAATCGCCGCAATGCTCGTTTTAAACTGGAAACTGACCCTCTTTACCTTCGCGACCTTTCCGGCCGTCCTGAAAATCATCGAAATTTTCGGCGGGAAAATCAGAGCTTCCGGCCATCGCATACAAGAGCGCAACGCCGATCTCACCTCCGTCTTGCAGGAAGCGATTGCCTCGGTGCGCGTAGTAAAGTCGTTTGTCCGCGAAAAATATGAAATAGAAAAATTTGAAAAAGAAAACCTGCTCAATTTTCGGGCCAGCATGAAAAACGCCCAATTAGGGGCTACTTTGACGCCGGTCATCGAATTTACCGTCTCCATCGGCGCGACCGGCATTTTGTGGTACGGCGGGCGCGAGGTAATAGCCGGCGACACTACCGCCGGCGCACTGATCGCCTTTTTGATCTACGCGGTCAACATCGCCAATCCAATCAAACGCCTGGCGAAAGTATTTGCAGACATCCAGAAAGCTATGGCGGCGGCGCAGCGGGTATTCAATATTTTGGACATGCCGCCCGACGTCGTGGACAAACCGGGCGCGTACGCCCTGCCGCCGGTAAAGGGCGAAGTGGAATTTAAGAATGTTGTTTTCGGCTACAATCCCGGCGAGCCGGTAGTAAACAACGTGTCCTTCAAGGCCGGGGCAGGAAAGCTCGTCGCGATCGTCGGGCCGAGCGGGGCCGGCAAGACGACTATCGCCAGTTTGCTTTCGCGGTTTTATGATATTGACAGCGGGCAAATACTGATCGACGGCATAAACATAAAAGACGTAACGACAGATTCCCTGCGCGGGCAAATAGGGATTGTCCCGCAGGAAACCGTTCTTTTTAACGGCAGTATTTACAACAACATTTTGTACGGGCGGCTGGACGCATCCAAAGAAGAAATCGAGGCCGCCGCCTTGTCCGCCAACGCGGACGGGTTCATCCGGCAGATCCCCGGAGGTTACGGCGCCCTGCTGGGCGATCGGGGGGTAAACTTGTCGGGCGGCCAGCGCCAGCGCATTTCCATCGCCAGGGCCATTCTCAAAAATCCGCGCATACTCATCTTGGACGAGGCCACATCCGCCCTTGACGCCGAAAGCGAGAAAATCGTGCAGGAAGCGCTGGATCGGCTGCTGGTGGGCAGGACCTCTTTTGTCATAGCGCACAGGCTTTCCACCATACGGCGGGCTGACAGCATATTGGTGCTGGACAAAGGCAGGTTGGTCGAAGAAGGCAGCCATGACAGCCTTCTGCTTCGCGGCGGCTTATATACAAGGCTTTATCAGGCTCAATTCGCAAAGGCGCGGGTAACGGAGACGGCGAGTGCTATACTTAATCTATGA
- the lpxD gene encoding UDP-3-O-(3-hydroxymyristoyl)glucosamine N-acyltransferase produces the protein MLAGKSLSEIAGLIGGTVAGEPGKLIFGVTNIEDAGPQDITFAVPPHLEKAEKSAAAAVIIPRGAAFSRDKPAIAVDNPRAAFALVLELFTPAPRIRRGVHPAAIVADSAHVGADAAIMPLAVIDEDAEIGDGAIIYPHVYIGRGCKIGKNCLIYANASIYAGCQIGDRAIIHSGAAIGGDGFGYVAVGREQRKVPQIGNVVLGDDVEIGCNACIDCGTTGSTFIGKGTKIDNLVHVGHNDVIGENCLLIAHVGISGSVRVGNNVTFAGQSATVGHIKIGDNCVFGGRAGIISDVPDNSVYAGFPARPHKEWLRQEALQRKLPDFSKRLRALEAQVGELEQKKQRQARPKNI, from the coding sequence ATGCTGGCAGGTAAATCTTTAAGCGAGATCGCAGGCTTGATCGGGGGTACGGTTGCCGGCGAGCCGGGCAAGCTGATTTTTGGCGTTACGAACATAGAAGACGCCGGGCCGCAGGACATAACCTTCGCCGTGCCGCCGCATCTTGAAAAAGCGGAAAAATCCGCCGCCGCCGCAGTAATCATCCCTCGGGGGGCGGCCTTTTCCCGCGACAAGCCGGCGATCGCGGTCGACAACCCGCGCGCCGCTTTTGCCCTTGTGCTGGAGCTTTTCACTCCGGCGCCGCGCATCCGGCGGGGAGTGCATCCGGCGGCGATCGTTGCCGATAGCGCGCATGTCGGCGCGGACGCCGCGATCATGCCGCTGGCGGTAATCGACGAAGACGCCGAGATCGGCGACGGCGCGATAATTTATCCGCACGTCTATATCGGGCGCGGCTGCAAAATAGGCAAAAACTGCCTTATTTATGCAAATGCCAGCATTTACGCCGGCTGCCAAATCGGCGACCGGGCAATCATCCACAGCGGCGCGGCCATTGGCGGCGATGGGTTCGGCTATGTGGCTGTCGGGCGGGAACAGCGCAAAGTGCCGCAGATAGGCAACGTAGTTTTGGGCGACGACGTGGAAATAGGCTGCAACGCCTGTATTGACTGCGGCACGACCGGCAGTACATTTATCGGCAAAGGCACGAAAATAGATAACTTAGTACATGTCGGGCACAATGACGTTATCGGCGAAAATTGCCTTTTGATCGCGCATGTCGGCATCTCCGGGAGCGTGCGGGTAGGCAATAACGTTACCTTTGCCGGGCAGTCGGCGACGGTGGGGCATATAAAAATCGGCGACAACTGCGTTTTTGGCGGCAGGGCCGGGATCATATCGGATGTGCCGGACAATTCGGTATATGCCGGCTTTCCCGCCCGGCCGCACAAAGAATGGCTCAGGCAGGAAGCGCTGCAGCGGAAACTGCCTGATTTTTCCAAGCGTTTGCGGGCGCTTGAAGCGCAAGTTGGCGAATTGGAGCAAAAAAAACAGCGGCAGGCCAGGCCAAAGAATATTTGA
- a CDS encoding YjbH domain-containing protein, which translates to MAWLLGRGCSLLGGFAAPDMVRPAAKNKALILLPLLLLGAFCRPAGAAVNCNGTDGLINIPSAYVRPAWKAGMGYFYADGGGVVAGNVNLPGDMELSCRYTLDGRGLSGGRYNLKIALLKEKILAPAIAAGAEDLAGENRRSYYLAVSKQGPWGLRLHLGAKSAAGLFGGLEKQFKLKGDLRKMLPFIPLFTLMLEYDGHNFNYGLYARNSRGMRIDVAWRGFDNKFIIGAQKEF; encoded by the coding sequence ATGGCGTGGCTCTTGGGGCGGGGGTGTTCCCTGTTGGGCGGGTTTGCCGCGCCGGATATGGTTCGCCCGGCGGCAAAAAACAAAGCCCTAATTTTACTGCCGCTGCTACTTTTGGGCGCTTTTTGCCGGCCGGCCGGCGCCGCCGTCAACTGCAACGGCACAGACGGCCTGATCAATATCCCGTCCGCCTACGTCCGCCCGGCCTGGAAAGCGGGGATGGGCTATTTTTACGCCGACGGCGGCGGCGTGGTCGCGGGCAATGTCAATCTGCCCGGCGACATGGAACTGTCGTGCCGATACACATTGGACGGCCGCGGCTTGTCTGGCGGCCGTTATAACCTTAAAATCGCGCTTTTAAAAGAAAAAATATTGGCGCCGGCCATTGCCGCCGGGGCGGAGGACTTAGCCGGCGAAAATCGCCGCTCCTATTACCTTGCCGTGAGCAAACAGGGCCCGTGGGGGCTTCGCCTGCATCTCGGGGCGAAAAGCGCCGCAGGGCTTTTCGGCGGATTGGAAAAACAATTCAAATTAAAAGGCGATCTGCGAAAAATGCTGCCATTCATTCCGCTTTTCACGCTAATGCTGGAATATGACGGGCACAACTTCAATTACGGCCTTTACGCGCGCAATTCGCGCGGAATGAGGATAGATGTCGCCTGGCGCGGGTTTGACAACAAATTTATAATCGGCGCGCAAAAAGAATTTTGA